CAGGCAGGCCCCCCGCCGCGCGAGGCCCGAGTTGATTGCGCGGGCAAAGCCCGCGCTCGGAGTGAGCTTCCGTTCCGCAAGGGAAGTTTGAGAAAGGAGGAGGTCATGCTTTTGATCGACGACCTGCTTGCGCTCCCGTTCAGGGGGTTCGTGGGCATTTTCCGCAAGATCCATGAGCTGGCCGACCGCGAGCTAAACGATGAGGCTTACATCCAAGAGAAGCTCCTGGAGCTCCAGCTCCTCTACGAGATGGACGAGATCGACGAAGAGGAGTACACGAAACTGGCGGCTGAATGGGAAGCGAAGCTCAACGCCGCCAGGGGCGCCGAGGAAGAGGCGGGGTCGGAGGGAGACGAGTCAGCTCCAGGCCCTGGAGTGACCGCTGGGAGCGACGTCGCGGCCGAGAAGCCGCGTGCCGCCTGAGCGGACTTGGGCGATGAAGATCGAAGAAGTGAACCGGGTGATCCAGGGGTTGCTCGGGGAGGTCCTGAAGAAAGAAGGGACAATCATCAAAACGAGCAAGACCTCCGACGGCTGGGAAGTCCAGGTGGAGGTCATTGAAGAGAACGCATACACGAAGGCGCTGGGGATCCGGGCCAGAGTCATGGACAGAAACATCTACGAGGCGAAGCTCAGCGATGACCTGGAGGTTGTCTCCTACGCACGGGTCGGCCAGCCCCTGGCGGGCACCCACCAAAGGGGGGTCGGGCGAGCAGGTTGAGAGGAGGCACACGATGGGGGCATTCAAATGTCCGGGGTGCGGAGAGACCACCTGGGGGGCCCTGAAGCACTGCCCGAAGTGCGGAGAACCGTTAACCCGGCAATGCGCGGAGTGCGGAGGGACGTGGCGGTACATCTACGAGAACGACTATCCGTTCTGTCCGGGCTGCGGGGCCAGGGTCGAGCGCGCGCGAGTCAGAGGATAAGGGACGCCAATGCCACAGTCACAGGCCATCTCCCACAGCGTTCAGACCACCAACCTGGCGGACATCCTGGAGCGGGTCCTCGACAAGGGGATTGTCATCGCCGGCGACATCAAGATCTGCCTGGCCGATATCGAGCTGCTGAACATCAAGATCCGGCTCCTCGTGGCCTCGGTGGAGAAGGCCAAGGAGATGGGGATCGACTGGTGGCAAAGTGACCCCGCTCTCTCCTCGAAGGCGCGGGCCCTGGAGGACGAGAACCGAACCCTGAAGGAGCGCCTCGATCGGCTCGAGGCCCGCCTCGGGGGTTGAGGGAGGAAAGCATGAGAGGAACAAAGGGCGGCGGGGGATTCGGCCTCGGCGATCTCTTCAGGGGAATCGGTGACCTCATCGAGCTCCTCAAGGAGATGGAGGCGGAGGGGAAGACAGAGGTGACCCGGACGGGGGAGCTACGGGGGAAAGGGCGGCTGAAGGACTTGAGAGGGGTCTATGGCTTCAGCGTCAAGGTCGGCCTGGGGGGCGAACCGACCGTCGAGACCTTCGGCAACATCAAGAAGGGCGAAGAGGGTGCGGTGGTGGAGGAGGCGAGAGAGCCCCTGGTGGATGTCTTTGATGAGAAGGAGGTCATCCGGGTGATTGCCGAGCTGCCAGGAGTGGAGGCCGACGACATCAAGGCCGAGCTGGAGGGAGACATCCTCACCATCGCCGCTGAGGGCAAGGACCGGAAGTACACCAAAG
This is a stretch of genomic DNA from Candidatus Rokuibacteriota bacterium. It encodes these proteins:
- a CDS encoding gas vesicle protein GvpG, translating into MLLIDDLLALPFRGFVGIFRKIHELADRELNDEAYIQEKLLELQLLYEMDEIDEEEYTKLAAEWEAKLNAARGAEEEAGSEGDESAPGPGVTAGSDVAAEKPRAA
- a CDS encoding gas vesicle protein, which encodes MKIEEVNRVIQGLLGEVLKKEGTIIKTSKTSDGWEVQVEVIEENAYTKALGIRARVMDRNIYEAKLSDDLEVVSYARVGQPLAGTHQRGVGRAG
- a CDS encoding gas vesicle protein, whose protein sequence is MPQSQAISHSVQTTNLADILERVLDKGIVIAGDIKICLADIELLNIKIRLLVASVEKAKEMGIDWWQSDPALSSKARALEDENRTLKERLDRLEARLGG
- a CDS encoding Hsp20/alpha crystallin family protein, translated to MRGTKGGGGFGLGDLFRGIGDLIELLKEMEAEGKTEVTRTGELRGKGRLKDLRGVYGFSVKVGLGGEPTVETFGNIKKGEEGAVVEEAREPLVDVFDEKEVIRVIAELPGVEADDIKAELEGDILTIAAEGKDRKYTK